A region of Schistosoma mansoni strain Puerto Rico chromosome 1, complete genome DNA encodes the following proteins:
- a CDS encoding putative titin codes for MSTVAMPATAYQGSTPGNPPQILGPLSGGGEVPEGEPVHLELRIAPPGDLQVQWFKDGVALSAGSRYNTMCERGLASLDVIYTIPEDSGTYFCVISNPYGHAQSEAVPVNVIPEIDPSQDHMDVQSADLYQATSAPTKEYERDQRSQPKSAPQFTQQPVISSSDVLEGEPVRIEAYLNTTSDSTLQVDWMKNGQPVGTGSRFNAVLDRGLIVLEIGYCLAEDSGLYVCVATNALGHTESQPVELRCQPEERIVTKSILDQQSINHLKQLEEPGEDYDYMTNSTVQGIPPSFKANLEPSSVQVSEDESVIFSVPVDCGNGDRVVIEWKRDGQVVKTGSRITGSLELGIASLKIHYAQPNDTGAYTCHISTEYGSADCGPSNLLCEATGSIIAASQLPGDKEKGLLAIEAIEANLHAPRGTVWEDESPHEAPVILQQPQFVGEIEEGTAIHFDVQVEPAADPSLIVEWFKSGNLLTSGTRFKVAYERGLAILDLLYTIPEDSGEYWCRVENKAGQVESNHVQVLCNPSASVITHSNLLQGSEGYNLIKAIEEVDQLDGDEYRYIEDEEVDSAPNFDVKPQPATIAEGSPVKFLVRVSGKPTPQLTWYLNDEPIEQDSITKIYSDGAINYLEMNRCPALQGTNKLHVIAENQLGKAEAETILTVLLAEDFRPDLKHVKPENPYKKMVGLRKVDCSPELNKALTRTKPSAQTIMEMERGSEMKARMYRSPEVIEAEKMLDQLALNLKKSEVKRPLVNGGGHQND; via the exons ATGTCAACTGTCGCTATGCCAGCCACTGCTTATCAAGGATCTACTCCTGGAAATCCCCCACAAATCTTAGGTCCATTATCTGGTGGTGGTGAAGTACCAGAGGGAGAACCTgttcatttagaattacgaataGCTCCTCCAGGTGATTTACAAGTACAATGGTTTAAAGATGGTGTTGCATTAAGCGCAG GTTCTCGTTACAATACAATGTGTGAACGTGGTTTAGCATCACTAGATGTTATCTATACAATCCCGGAAGACAGTGGTACTTATTTTTGCGTCATTTCAAATCCATATGGCCATGCTCAAAGTGAGGCAGTTCCAGTAAA TGTAATACCTGAAATTGATCCAAGTCAAGATCACATGGATGTACAGTCTGCTGATCTCTATCAAGCAACTAGTGCACCTACAAAAGAATATGAACGTGATCAGAGAAGTCAGCCAAAGAGTGCACCACAGTTTACTCAACAACCGGTGATTAGTAGTAGTGATGTTCTTGAAGGAGAACCTGTCAGAATAGAAGCATATTTAAATACAACAAGTGATTCAACACTACAAGTTGATTGGATGAAAAATGGACAACCAGTTGGCACAG GAAGCCGTTTCAACGCTGTTCTTGACAGAGGTTTAATCGTTCTGGAAATCGGCTACTGTTTAGCCGAAGATAGTGGGTTGTATGTTTGTGTAGCTACAAATGCGCTTGGTCATACGGAGAGCCAACCTGTGGAATTGAG ATGCCAACCAGAAGAACGAATTGTTACCAAATCGATTCTCGATCAACAATccataaatcatttaaaacaacTAGAGGAGCCTGGCGAGGATTACGATTA CATGACAAACTCAACTGTTCAGGGTATACCTCCATCTTTCAAAGCGAATTTAGAACCTTCTTCAGTCCAAGTTAGTGAAGATGAATCTGTAATCTTTTCTGTACCTGTTGACTGTGGAAATGGAGATCGTGTGGTTATCGAGTGGAAACGTGATGGTCAAGTTGTTAAAACAG gTTCTCGAATCACAGGAAGTTTAGAACTTGGAATTGCCAGTCTGAAAATTCATTATGCTCAGCCAAATGACACAGGTGCATACACTTGTCATATTTCGACAGAATATGGATCAGCTGATTGTGGTCCTTCAAATCTATTATGTGAAGCTACTGGAAGTATAATCGCTGCAAGTCAACTTCCAGGTGACAAAGAAAAAG GTCTACTAGCAATCGAAGCCATAGAAGCAAACCTACATGCACCACGTGGTACCGTGTGGGAAGACGAAAGTCCACACGAAGCACCTGTTATTCTTCAGCAACCACAATTCGTTGGTGAAATTGAGGAAGGGACTGCTATTCACTTTGATGTTCAGGTAGAACCAGCTGCTGATCCTTCACTTATTGTTGAATG GTTTAAAAGTGGCAATTTATTAACAAGTGGAACAAGATTCAAAGTTGCTTATGAAAGAGGATTAGCCATATTAGATTTATTGTATACTATTCCTGAAGATAGCGGTGAATATTGGTGTCGAGTAGAGAATAAAGCTGGTCAAGTGGAAAGTAATCATGTACAAGTTTT aTGTAATCCTAGTGCATCTGTAATCACACACAGCAATCTTCTACAAGGTTCAGAAGGTTACAATCTAATAAAGGCTATTGAAGAAGTCGACCAGCT CGACGGCGATGAATACAGGTACATAGAAGATGAAGAAGTTGATTCAGCTCCCAACTTTGACGTAAAGCCTCAACCTGCTACAATAGCTGAAGGCTCTCCAGTTAAATTTTTAGTACGTGTTAGTGGCAAGCCAACACCACAATTGACTTGGTACCTGAATGATGAACCAATTGAACAA GATTCAATTACAAAAATTTATAGTGATGGTGCCATAAACTATCTAGAAATGAATCGTTGTCCGGCTTTGCAAGGAACTAATAAATTACATGTTATTGCAGAAAATCAATTAGGTAAAGCTGAAGCTGAAACTATTCTCACCGTTTTATTGGCAGAAGATTTCAGACCGGATTTAAAACATGTTAAACCAG AAAATCCATACAAAAAGATGGTTGGATTACGTAAAGTAGACTGTTCTCCAGAATTGAACAAAGCTTTAACAAGAACTAAACCATCTGCACAAACAATTATGGAAATGGAAAGAG GTTCTGAAATGAAAGCACGTATGTATCGTTCACCAGAAGTAATTGAAGCAGAAAAGATGTTGGATCAACTTgctttaaatttgaaaaaatctGAAGTCAAACGA CCTTTGGTAAATGGTGGTGGTCATCAAAATGATTAA